The Apium graveolens cultivar Ventura chromosome 6, ASM990537v1, whole genome shotgun sequence genome contains a region encoding:
- the LOC141667224 gene encoding BOI-related E3 ubiquitin-protein ligase 1-like, whose amino-acid sequence MAVQAQYSSNVLLLNRGIQDGKNQLGDVYAMQAQQGGGGTFLDQPYFIFNNNTPPVNENHINQRKRGREINSIFSSPSMHQQQQSHIQEPQLIDLTQLHTPPQNAVVSTGLRLSFGDHLQNQSVSLLTRDLAAQMKHQRDEIDQFLQAQADQLRRTLVEKRQRHYHALLAAAEEAVTTKMREKEAEVEKAVRRNAELQARAAHFSAEAQVWQARARAQEATAATLQAQLQNAIMRQGCAQNHDGTLTCASGEVAADDAESAYIDPERVEVTSGPSCKACQKRVASVVLLPCRHLSVCVDCDGVVQSCPLCLTFRSSSVEVFLG is encoded by the exons ATGGCTGTTCAAGCTCAATACTCATCAAATGTTCTCCTCCTCAACAG AGGCATACAAGACGGAAAAAATCAACTCGGAGATGTTTATGCAATGCAGGCACAACAAGGGGGTGGTGGAACATTTCTTGATCAACCCTATTTCATTTTCAACAATAACACACCTCCAG tGAATGAGAATCATATTAACCAGCGTAAAAGAGGAAGAGAAATAAATTCAATATTTTCATCTCCATCTATgcatcaacaacaacaatctcataTTCAAGAACCTCAGCTTATAGACCTCACTCAGCTTCACACCCCACCGCAAAACGCCGTCGTCTCCACCGGCCTCCGCCTATCTTTCGGTGACCATTTACAAAACCAATCGGTATCTCTACTTACACGAGATTTGGCCGCCCAAATGAAGCATCAGAGAGATGAAATTGATCAATTTCTGCAAGCCCAG GCGGATCAGTTGAGGCGCACGTTAGTGGAAAAGAGGCAGAGGCACTATCATGCGCTTCTTGCCGCTGCAGAGGAAGCGGTAACGACAAAGATGAGGGAAAAGGAGGCTGAGGTTGAAAAGGCAGTGCGGCGAAACGCCGAGCTTCAGGCGAGGGCGGCGCATTTTAGCGCGGAGGCGCAGGTTTGGCAAGCAAGAGCAAGGGCCCAAGAAGCCACGGCAGCAACACTACAAGCCCAGTTGCAAAATGCTATAATGCGCCAGGGGTGCGCACAGAATCATGACGGGACTCTAACGTGCGCATCGGGTGAGGTGGCAGCGGATGATGCCGAGTCGGCGTACATTGACCCGGAACGAGTCGAGGTGACGAGTGGACCGAGTTGCAAGGCGTGTCAAAAGCGAGTTGCATCGGTGGTGTTATTACCTTGTCGACATTTGAGTGTGTGTGTAGACTGTGACGGCGTCGTTCAGTCTTGCCCGCTTTGTCTCACTTTTAGAAGCTCTAGCGTTGAGGTGTTTCTGGGTTGA